Proteins encoded within one genomic window of Castellaniella sp.:
- the recJ gene encoding single-stranded-DNA-specific exonuclease RecJ, producing the protein MVQPLIRPRQSRRQGTQALTDAGVHPLLARLWAARGLSQSTAPDWANLIPPTRLSQGQQAADLLADAIASQKKLLIVADYDCDGATACAVAVRGLRLLGAQVDFLVPNRFETGYGLSPAVVELACKHAAGRPDLLITVDNGIASVEGVAAAQAAGIQVIVTDHHLPGDALPQALAIVNPNQAGCDFPSKHLAGVGVIFYVLLTLRATLRARGVLPPRGGPRLDALSDLVALGTVADVVRLDDNNRLLVTQGLKRIRQGQMQAGIAALFAVAGRDPRMASTADLGFALGPRINAAGRMADMSIGIHCLLEDDPARALALAQSLDEINRERRARETTMRDQALAQLDIQPPRQTASLCVWQPDWHPGVIGLVASRLKETYWRPTLAFAPDEHDTLRGSGRSIPEVHLRDALDLVSKRLPGAILQFGGHAMAAGLILRLAAFEDFTEQLDLAVRTLSGQDAFEPCLETDGALEPMYFSVETAAMLAEQVWGAGFAAPLFQGYFQVIHQRVLKERHLKLFLEHDGQRLDAIWFNHADPLPERIEAAYRLERNTWGGQTTLQLLIEHARGA; encoded by the coding sequence GTGGTGCAGCCGCTGATTCGTCCGCGCCAGTCCCGCCGGCAAGGCACGCAGGCACTGACGGATGCCGGGGTCCATCCGCTGCTGGCCCGGCTGTGGGCGGCACGCGGCCTGTCTCAAAGCACTGCGCCCGACTGGGCCAACCTCATCCCGCCGACGCGCTTATCCCAGGGACAACAGGCCGCCGATTTGCTGGCCGATGCGATTGCCAGTCAGAAAAAGCTACTGATTGTGGCCGACTACGATTGCGACGGTGCCACCGCATGCGCCGTGGCGGTGCGTGGATTGCGTCTGCTGGGCGCGCAGGTGGACTTTCTGGTGCCCAACCGCTTCGAGACCGGCTATGGCCTGTCGCCCGCCGTGGTCGAGCTGGCCTGCAAGCACGCCGCTGGACGGCCCGATCTGCTGATCACGGTGGATAACGGCATCGCCAGTGTCGAAGGCGTGGCAGCGGCCCAGGCGGCAGGCATCCAGGTGATTGTCACAGACCACCACCTGCCGGGCGATGCGCTGCCCCAGGCGCTGGCCATCGTCAATCCCAATCAGGCGGGCTGCGACTTCCCCTCTAAACACCTGGCCGGCGTCGGGGTGATTTTTTATGTGCTGTTGACCCTGCGTGCCACCTTGCGCGCACGTGGCGTGCTGCCGCCGCGCGGCGGCCCGCGCCTGGATGCCTTAAGCGACCTGGTGGCCTTAGGCACCGTGGCCGACGTCGTGCGGCTGGATGACAATAACCGTCTGCTGGTGACCCAGGGCCTGAAACGTATCCGCCAGGGACAGATGCAGGCGGGCATCGCAGCGCTGTTTGCCGTGGCCGGCCGCGACCCCCGCATGGCCAGCACCGCCGATCTGGGCTTTGCCCTGGGACCCCGCATCAATGCCGCTGGCCGCATGGCCGACATGAGTATCGGCATCCACTGCCTGCTGGAAGACGATCCGGCCCGCGCCCTGGCACTGGCCCAATCGCTGGATGAAATCAACCGCGAACGAAGGGCCCGCGAAACCACCATGCGTGATCAGGCCCTGGCACAGCTGGATATACAGCCCCCCAGACAAACCGCCAGTCTCTGTGTATGGCAGCCCGACTGGCACCCCGGCGTGATCGGCCTGGTCGCTTCGCGGCTGAAAGAAACCTACTGGCGCCCCACCCTGGCATTCGCTCCCGACGAGCACGACACGCTGCGCGGATCAGGGCGATCCATCCCCGAGGTCCACCTGCGCGACGCGCTGGACCTGGTCAGCAAGCGCCTGCCCGGCGCCATCCTGCAGTTTGGCGGCCACGCCATGGCCGCCGGCCTGATCCTGCGCCTGGCCGCATTCGAGGACTTCACCGAGCAGCTGGATCTGGCGGTACGCACGCTCAGTGGCCAGGATGCTTTCGAGCCCTGCCTGGAGACCGATGGCGCCCTGGAGCCCATGTATTTTTCCGTGGAAACCGCAGCCATGCTGGCAGAACAGGTCTGGGGTGCAGGCTTTGCGGCACCGCTGTTCCAGGGATATTTCCAGGTCATCCACCAGCGCGTCCTGAAGGAGCGCCACCTGAAGCTGTTTCTGGAGCACGACGGCCAGCGCCTGGATGCCATCTGGTTCAATCATGCCGACCCCCTGCCCGAGCGCATCGAAGCCGCCTATCGACTGGAGCGCAATACCTGGGGGGGACAGACCACCCTGCAGTTATTGATCGAGCACGCGCGCGGCGCTTGA
- a CDS encoding lipoprotein-releasing ABC transporter permease subunit has protein sequence MSYEWWIGARYAGLARTGRGGRRGDRFVSFVAASSMAGIALGVAALIIVLSVMNGFQTQVRDRMLSVLPHIELYLPGVSHQQVLDHWQDLAREAETDPAVRGAAPFVAAQAMLAQGQSLSGVQVRGIDPATEPQVSDLQGQLESGSLSSLSPGSYQVVIGSQIAQSLGLRVGDTVLLLAPQGSISPAGFSPRMRQFTVSGVFSSGYYEYDATLAFINVEDAARVFRDSGISGVRLRIADMQQAPVVARQLLALMPPGVRAMDWTQNNRTWFAAVQTEKRMMFLILTLIVAVAAFNLLSSLVMAVKDKRSDIAILRTLGATPAEIARIFLVQGALIGVIGTAAGVLLGTLTAYNIDVIVPWIERMLGVQFLPQQIYFISELPSNPQMGDITVIGLTSLVLSLLATLYPSWRASRLQPAQVLRHD, from the coding sequence ATGAGTTATGAGTGGTGGATTGGGGCGCGTTATGCGGGCTTGGCGCGGACTGGCCGCGGGGGCCGCCGAGGCGACCGCTTCGTGTCTTTCGTGGCGGCCAGCTCGATGGCGGGGATTGCGCTGGGGGTTGCAGCCCTGATTATCGTGCTGTCCGTGATGAATGGTTTTCAGACCCAGGTGCGGGATCGCATGCTGTCGGTGCTACCCCATATAGAACTCTATTTACCGGGCGTGTCGCATCAACAGGTACTGGATCATTGGCAGGACCTGGCGCGCGAGGCCGAGACGGACCCTGCCGTGCGCGGGGCTGCGCCTTTTGTGGCGGCTCAGGCCATGCTGGCCCAGGGACAGTCGCTCAGCGGCGTTCAGGTTCGCGGCATCGATCCGGCGACTGAACCCCAGGTATCGGATTTGCAAGGGCAACTGGAGTCCGGTTCGCTGAGCAGTCTGAGCCCTGGGTCGTACCAAGTCGTGATTGGCAGCCAGATCGCCCAGTCGCTGGGCCTGCGGGTGGGGGATACGGTGCTGCTGCTGGCCCCCCAGGGCTCGATTTCACCGGCGGGATTTTCTCCGCGCATGCGCCAGTTCACGGTGTCTGGGGTGTTTTCCTCGGGCTATTACGAATATGACGCAACGCTGGCCTTCATCAATGTGGAAGACGCCGCCCGCGTGTTTCGCGACAGCGGCATCAGCGGTGTGCGGCTGCGTATCGCGGATATGCAGCAAGCCCCGGTTGTGGCGCGTCAACTGCTGGCCCTCATGCCACCGGGGGTGCGCGCCATGGATTGGACGCAGAATAATCGGACCTGGTTTGCCGCTGTGCAAACCGAAAAACGTATGATGTTCCTGATCCTGACCCTGATTGTGGCGGTGGCCGCCTTCAATTTGTTGTCCTCTCTGGTGATGGCCGTCAAGGACAAGCGATCCGATATTGCGATCCTGCGCACGTTGGGGGCCACCCCGGCAGAGATTGCACGTATTTTCTTGGTACAAGGAGCCTTGATCGGCGTGATTGGCACGGCAGCCGGGGTGCTGTTGGGCACCCTGACCGCGTATAACATCGACGTCATCGTGCCTTGGATAGAGCGCATGCTGGGGGTGCAGTTCTTGCCGCAACAGATCTACTTCATCAGCGAACTGCCATCCAATCCCCAGATGGGCGATATCACGGTCATCGGGCTGACCTCATTGGTCTTGTCTCTGTTGGCGACGCTATATCCCAGCTGGCGGGCGTCGCGCCTGCAGCCTGCCCAGGTATTGCGTCATGACTGA
- a CDS encoding ABC transporter ATP-binding protein yields the protein MTESFQSADVVLRAEHLSKSYDEGTGRVDVLQDVSLTVHAHEMLAIIGASGSGKSTLLHVLGLLDQPDQGQLWVAGQAAAGLSERQRSRLRNQSLGFVYQFHHLLPEFSALDNVAMPLIVRRMARSQARQQASQMLDQVGLGQRMAHFPGQLSGGERQRVALARALVTQPACVLADEPTGNLDRHTADTMFALLRQINQDLGTAFIIVTHDPALAALAHRQLHMQAGCLRHAD from the coding sequence ATGACTGAATCATTCCAATCAGCCGACGTGGTGCTGCGCGCCGAGCACCTGTCCAAGTCCTATGACGAGGGCACTGGGCGGGTGGATGTGCTGCAAGACGTCAGCCTGACGGTGCATGCCCACGAGATGCTGGCGATTATTGGTGCCTCCGGTTCTGGCAAAAGCACGCTGCTGCATGTCCTGGGCTTGCTGGACCAGCCCGACCAGGGGCAGCTTTGGGTGGCGGGCCAGGCTGCCGCAGGCCTGTCCGAGCGCCAGCGCAGCCGCTTGCGCAATCAGTCCCTGGGATTTGTGTATCAGTTTCATCACCTGTTGCCGGAATTTTCCGCCCTGGATAATGTTGCCATGCCGCTGATCGTGCGCCGCATGGCACGATCCCAGGCCCGACAGCAGGCCAGTCAAATGCTGGATCAGGTGGGGCTGGGCCAGCGGATGGCGCATTTTCCGGGTCAGTTGTCCGGGGGCGAGCGCCAGCGCGTGGCCCTGGCCCGCGCCCTGGTCACCCAACCGGCCTGCGTGCTGGCCGACGAACCCACCGGCAACCTGGACCGCCACACGGCCGATACGATGTTTGCGTTGCTGCGCCAGATCAATCAGGATCTGGGCACGGCCTTCATTATCGTCACGCACGACCCGGCCCTGGCTGCGCTGGCGCATCGGCAGCTGCACATGCAGGCCGGGTGCTTGCGCCATGCTGATTGA
- a CDS encoding DNA internalization-related competence protein ComEC/Rec2, with amino-acid sequence MIGRLIVGAGLLGVVAVHRLALLPAWPGVLAWGLLPLALLGLIPWLGGRPQSRIRSRFLRHARLALWLGRLLQTCRMLLACLSAALLAAAVTVFWAERRLDQTLDAGNTDRVSRVILRVQGLPRLQPDRVRFEAEVLQAHPPGVPQRILVNWSASGWRSPYAAAKPADPPFPDIYAGQVWRMALVLRPIQAAQNITAFDYEGHAFAADIRATGTVRGAPEYLHDEPWHSLSTVADRARHHIRQAMAPYLAGKRYGAVLRALAIGDQDGMDDADWTVFNRTGLTHLVSISGSHITMLAGMGGLSVIWGWRRFSWRGRLLAERWPARRAGACAALLVAWLYCLLAGWGVPAQRTFMMLAVVAGAQILQLRLSGARVLALAALVVVALDPWSVLASGFWLSFAAVGVLLAVGLDSTTAAAGDVPVAAPTLASCRQRWLRGLRLAARLQWAITLALAPVLAWIFHEVSLVSPLANAYAIPLIELLVTPLSLLLAACALVPGLDWLADVLAWLAHGVLDWMMVPTAWLARLPTWPVPTVPAGLYLLASAGVAVALWPRRTARQSVGAQARGGWSASALRWPVWLGGRQRWGWLALLPMLMWVPARPALGEWDLHALDVGQGSALLVRTAKHAILFDTGARHARDSDEGVRTVVPVARALGVRRLDVLVVSHADLDHAGGVRSILDAMPVEQTYSSFDLPAWLRREARLLQAEPATAPLAASFCQFGGRWQIDGVSFEFLWPLDVRGERKGVQANAGSCVLRVRGRYHSLLLTGDIEARTESVLVARGLTPVDVVVAAHHGSRTSSSAAFVAAVSARHVIMQVGRWNRHGHPADAVLRRWQQADTQVWRTDWQGGVNAESRADGLSLYSVLKSSRRYWHGQRP; translated from the coding sequence ATGATCGGGCGCTTGATCGTCGGGGCAGGGCTATTGGGAGTCGTAGCGGTGCACCGCCTGGCCCTGTTGCCTGCCTGGCCGGGTGTTCTGGCCTGGGGCTTGCTGCCGTTGGCCTTGTTGGGCCTGATTCCATGGCTCGGCGGTCGCCCCCAAAGCAGAATCAGGTCTAGGTTTCTTCGTCACGCACGTCTGGCCTTATGGTTGGGGCGCCTGCTCCAAACCTGTCGCATGCTGCTGGCGTGCCTGTCGGCGGCCTTGCTGGCGGCAGCGGTGACGGTTTTCTGGGCTGAACGGCGGCTGGATCAGACGCTGGATGCGGGCAATACGGATCGGGTGTCCCGGGTGATCTTGCGGGTGCAGGGCTTGCCGCGGCTGCAGCCGGATCGGGTCCGGTTCGAGGCGGAAGTGTTGCAGGCTCATCCGCCGGGGGTGCCCCAGCGCATCTTGGTCAACTGGTCGGCATCCGGCTGGCGTAGCCCTTATGCGGCGGCCAAGCCCGCAGACCCGCCATTTCCGGATATTTATGCCGGTCAGGTCTGGCGCATGGCCCTGGTGTTGCGGCCGATCCAGGCCGCGCAGAACATCACCGCTTTTGATTACGAGGGCCATGCCTTTGCCGCCGATATACGGGCGACAGGCACGGTGCGCGGAGCGCCCGAGTATTTGCACGATGAACCCTGGCACAGCCTGTCGACGGTGGCCGACCGGGCGCGACATCATATCCGGCAGGCCATGGCGCCTTATCTAGCTGGAAAACGCTATGGGGCGGTACTGCGCGCCTTGGCCATCGGGGACCAGGATGGCATGGATGATGCCGATTGGACGGTTTTCAACCGCACAGGCCTGACGCATCTCGTGTCCATATCCGGTTCGCACATCACCATGTTGGCAGGCATGGGGGGCTTGTCGGTGATCTGGGGCTGGCGCCGGTTTTCCTGGCGTGGCCGCTTGCTGGCCGAGCGCTGGCCCGCAAGGCGGGCCGGGGCCTGTGCCGCCTTGTTGGTGGCCTGGCTGTATTGCCTGCTGGCTGGCTGGGGGGTTCCCGCCCAGCGCACTTTCATGATGCTGGCGGTCGTCGCGGGGGCTCAGATCCTGCAGTTGCGCCTCAGTGGCGCTCGGGTGCTGGCCTTGGCCGCCCTCGTGGTGGTGGCACTGGACCCTTGGTCGGTGCTGGCCAGTGGGTTTTGGCTGTCTTTTGCCGCCGTGGGGGTATTGCTGGCGGTGGGGCTGGACAGTACCACTGCGGCGGCGGGTGATGTGCCGGTGGCGGCGCCGACGCTTGCATCATGCCGCCAACGCTGGCTGCGCGGATTGCGCCTGGCGGCGCGCCTGCAGTGGGCCATTACCCTGGCGCTGGCGCCAGTGCTGGCCTGGATATTTCATGAAGTATCGCTGGTGTCGCCGCTGGCCAATGCCTATGCCATCCCCCTGATTGAATTGCTGGTCACGCCCCTGTCTTTGCTGTTGGCGGCGTGTGCCCTGGTGCCGGGGCTGGACTGGTTGGCGGATGTTCTGGCCTGGCTCGCGCATGGGGTGCTGGATTGGATGATGGTGCCCACGGCCTGGTTGGCCCGGTTGCCGACCTGGCCGGTGCCGACGGTGCCTGCGGGTTTGTATCTTCTGGCTTCAGCCGGGGTGGCGGTGGCCCTTTGGCCGCGTCGCACGGCGCGCCAATCCGTTGGTGCACAGGCCAGGGGAGGATGGTCTGCATCTGCATTGCGTTGGCCAGTCTGGCTTGGTGGCCGACAGCGCTGGGGCTGGCTGGCCCTGTTGCCCATGCTGATGTGGGTGCCTGCGCGTCCGGCGCTGGGCGAGTGGGATCTGCATGCCCTGGATGTCGGGCAGGGCAGTGCTTTGCTGGTGCGCACGGCAAAGCACGCCATCTTGTTCGATACAGGTGCCCGTCATGCCCGCGATAGCGATGAGGGCGTTCGCACCGTGGTGCCTGTGGCCCGGGCCCTGGGGGTGCGGCGGCTGGATGTCTTGGTGGTGTCGCACGCGGACCTGGATCATGCGGGCGGGGTGCGCAGCATCCTGGATGCCATGCCGGTAGAACAGACTTACAGTTCCTTTGATCTGCCTGCCTGGTTGCGTCGTGAGGCCCGTCTGTTGCAGGCTGAGCCTGCCACTGCGCCGCTGGCCGCCAGTTTTTGTCAGTTTGGCGGACGCTGGCAGATCGACGGCGTCAGTTTTGAATTTCTGTGGCCCCTGGATGTGCGCGGTGAACGCAAAGGCGTACAGGCCAATGCAGGTAGCTGTGTGCTGCGGGTGCGGGGGCGCTATCACAGCCTGCTGCTGACCGGGGATATTGAAGCCCGCACGGAATCCGTGTTGGTGGCGCGGGGCCTGACGCCGGTGGATGTGGTGGTGGCTGCCCACCACGGATCGCGCACGTCTTCGTCAGCGGCATTTGTGGCGGCGGTGTCCGCCCGCCATGTCATCATGCAGGTAGGCCGCTGGAATCGCCACGGCCATCCTGCGGATGCCGTGCTGCGCCGCTGGCAGCAGGCGGACACGCAGGTCTGGCGGACTGACTGGCAGGGCGGGGTAAATGCCGAGTCGCGTGCCGATGGGCTGTCGTTGTACAGTGTATTGAAGTCGTCGCGTCGGTATTGGCATGGCCAGCGTCCCTAA
- a CDS encoding 3-methyl-2-oxobutanoate dehydrogenase (2-methylpropanoyl-transferring) subunit alpha translates to MTQTPLKFYVPEPSGRPGQETDFSYLRLQPAGAARKPPIDTIPYDTRDLALGLIRVLDDDGQAQGPWAEDPPDDAILRRGMQAMIKTRIFDARMVIAQRQKKTSFYMQCLGEEAIAIGQSLALRDGDMHFPSYRQQGLLIAQDYPLFDMLCQIFSNDKDHLKGRQLPVLYSVPAKGFFTLSGNLGTQMPQAVGWAMASAIKGDTRIACGWIGDGATAESDYQAALLFAHVYRAPVILNVINNQWAISTFQSVAGGEGITLAARGIGSNLASLRVDGNDFLAVYAASRWAADRARNNHGATLIEWVSYRAGPHSTSDDPSKYRPADDWSRFPLGDPITRLKQHMIVRGIWSEKEHQDTQKSCEAEVVAAQKKAEAHGTMATGRTSSVATMFEDVYKEMPEHLRRQRQELGV, encoded by the coding sequence ATGACACAGACACCCCTGAAATTCTATGTCCCCGAGCCCTCGGGGCGTCCCGGTCAGGAGACCGACTTTTCCTATTTGCGGCTGCAACCTGCAGGCGCTGCCCGAAAACCTCCCATCGACACCATTCCCTACGACACCCGCGACCTGGCCCTGGGCCTGATCCGCGTGCTGGATGACGATGGTCAGGCGCAGGGCCCCTGGGCCGAAGACCCGCCGGATGACGCAATTTTGCGCCGGGGCATGCAGGCCATGATCAAGACCCGCATCTTCGATGCGCGCATGGTCATTGCCCAGCGCCAGAAAAAAACCTCGTTCTATATGCAGTGCCTGGGCGAGGAAGCCATTGCCATCGGCCAGTCCCTGGCCTTGCGCGATGGCGACATGCATTTTCCATCCTATCGCCAGCAGGGCCTTCTGATCGCCCAGGATTATCCGCTGTTCGATATGCTGTGCCAGATTTTCTCCAACGACAAAGACCACCTGAAAGGGCGTCAGTTGCCGGTGCTGTATTCCGTGCCTGCAAAAGGCTTTTTCACGCTGTCGGGCAATCTGGGCACGCAAATGCCCCAGGCGGTGGGTTGGGCCATGGCCTCGGCAATCAAGGGCGACACCCGCATTGCCTGCGGCTGGATTGGCGACGGTGCCACCGCCGAATCCGATTACCAGGCCGCGCTGTTGTTCGCCCATGTTTACCGGGCGCCGGTGATTCTCAATGTCATCAACAATCAGTGGGCCATTTCCACCTTCCAATCCGTCGCAGGCGGGGAAGGCATCACCCTGGCCGCACGCGGCATCGGCTCCAACTTGGCGTCGCTGCGGGTGGATGGCAATGATTTTCTGGCGGTCTATGCCGCGTCCCGCTGGGCGGCCGATCGGGCGCGCAACAACCACGGCGCCACACTCATCGAATGGGTCAGCTACCGGGCTGGGCCGCATTCCACCTCGGACGACCCGTCCAAATACCGGCCTGCCGATGATTGGTCGCGCTTCCCGCTGGGTGACCCTATCACGCGCCTGAAACAGCACATGATTGTGCGTGGCATCTGGTCCGAAAAAGAGCACCAGGATACCCAAAAATCCTGCGAGGCCGAAGTCGTTGCAGCCCAGAAAAAGGCCGAAGCCCATGGCACGATGGCCACTGGACGCACGTCCAGCGTGGCCACCATGTTCGAGGACGTCTACAAGGAAATGCCGGAACATCTGCGTCGGCAGCGCCAGGAATTGGGGGTGTAA
- a CDS encoding alpha-ketoacid dehydrogenase subunit beta, translating into MAQEKLKTRPMTMIQALRSAMDIMLERDDNMVVFGEDVGYFGGVFRCTEGLQAKYGQSRVFDAPISESGIVAAAIGMGAYGLRPVVEIQFADYFYPAADQIFSEAARLRYRSAGDYTAPLTIRMPCGGGIFGGQTHSQSPEALFTHVAGLRTVMPSNPYDAKGLLISSIENDDPVIFLEPKRLYNGPFDGHHDQPVVPWSKHPLGNVPEGYYTVPLDKAALYREGRELTVITYGTMVYVAEVAAQEAGIEADIIDLRSIWPLDLDTILNSVRKTGRCVVLHEATRTGGFGAELCALVQEHCFYHLEAPIERITGWDTPYPHSHEWAYFPGPKRVAEAFKRAFREA; encoded by the coding sequence ATGGCACAGGAAAAACTCAAGACACGCCCCATGACCATGATTCAGGCCCTGCGTTCGGCCATGGATATCATGCTGGAACGCGACGACAATATGGTGGTTTTCGGCGAGGACGTCGGTTATTTTGGCGGCGTATTCCGCTGCACCGAAGGCCTGCAGGCCAAATACGGCCAGTCCCGGGTCTTCGACGCGCCGATCTCTGAAAGCGGCATCGTGGCGGCAGCCATCGGCATGGGGGCCTACGGCCTGCGGCCAGTGGTCGAGATTCAATTCGCCGACTACTTTTACCCCGCAGCCGACCAGATTTTCTCCGAGGCCGCGCGCTTGCGCTACCGTTCGGCGGGCGACTATACCGCGCCGCTGACCATCCGCATGCCTTGCGGCGGCGGCATTTTTGGCGGCCAGACCCACAGCCAAAGCCCGGAGGCCCTGTTTACGCACGTCGCCGGCCTGCGCACGGTCATGCCGTCCAACCCCTACGATGCCAAGGGTCTGTTGATCAGCTCCATTGAAAACGATGATCCTGTCATCTTCCTGGAGCCCAAACGGCTGTATAACGGTCCCTTTGACGGCCATCACGACCAACCCGTGGTGCCCTGGTCGAAGCACCCCCTGGGCAATGTCCCGGAAGGCTATTACACCGTGCCGCTGGATAAGGCCGCGCTTTACCGCGAGGGCCGCGAACTTACCGTCATTACCTACGGCACCATGGTTTATGTGGCCGAGGTCGCCGCCCAAGAGGCGGGCATCGAGGCCGATATCATTGATTTGCGCAGCATCTGGCCGCTGGATCTGGATACCATCCTGAACTCCGTGCGCAAGACCGGCCGCTGCGTGGTGCTGCACGAGGCCACCCGCACAGGGGGCTTTGGCGCCGAACTCTGCGCCTTGGTGCAAGAGCATTGTTTTTATCACCTGGAGGCCCCGATCGAACGCATCACGGGGTGGGACACGCCGTATCCCCATTCCCATGAATGGGCTTACTTCCCCGGCCCCAAACGGGTGGCCGAGGCATTCAAACGTGCGTTCCGGGAGGCATAA
- a CDS encoding dihydrolipoamide acetyltransferase family protein, with product MGIHIIKMPDIGEGIAEVELVEWHVQPGATVVEDQILADVMTDKATVQVPSPVHGRVVSLGGQVGEVMAVGAELIRLEIEGEGNEHTFKTRTAASKTEAPAAPAAAPVAVAVPAQAVVAASAPAPAPVAEAPRSVAVSPHAASHAPARAVGQRPLASPAVRRRAWDLGITLQYVPGTGPAGRITHGDLDAWLARDRNATSNRTTGSLYQSNDEETQVPVIGLRRKIAQKMQESKRRIPHFTYVEEIDVTELESLRARLNSQYAAQRGKLTLLPFLARAMVLALREFPQINARFDDDAGVVTQYGAVHLGIAAQTPAGLMVPVLHHAETLDLWSCSAEVARLAEATRQGKAARDELTGSTITLTSLGPLGGIVSTPVINHPEVAIVGVNRVVERPVFLEGRVVARKLMNLSSSFDHRVVDGMHAAEFIQCIRRYLECPALLFVE from the coding sequence ATGGGTATTCATATCATCAAGATGCCGGATATTGGCGAAGGCATCGCAGAAGTCGAACTCGTCGAATGGCATGTCCAGCCGGGCGCCACCGTGGTCGAGGACCAGATCCTGGCCGATGTCATGACCGACAAGGCTACCGTCCAGGTTCCGTCCCCGGTGCATGGCCGGGTCGTCTCCCTGGGCGGCCAGGTGGGCGAAGTCATGGCGGTGGGGGCTGAACTCATCCGCCTGGAAATCGAGGGCGAGGGCAACGAACACACCTTCAAGACCCGGACGGCAGCCTCGAAGACCGAGGCCCCGGCAGCGCCTGCTGCAGCACCCGTGGCGGTAGCCGTGCCGGCCCAGGCCGTCGTGGCTGCGTCGGCTCCCGCTCCTGCCCCGGTGGCGGAGGCACCCCGTTCGGTGGCAGTATCGCCCCACGCGGCGTCGCATGCCCCGGCTCGGGCGGTGGGTCAGCGTCCTCTGGCATCGCCCGCCGTGCGCCGTCGCGCCTGGGATTTGGGCATTACTTTGCAATATGTGCCGGGCACCGGCCCCGCAGGCCGCATCACCCACGGGGATCTGGATGCCTGGCTGGCGCGCGACCGCAATGCGACGTCGAACCGCACCACCGGGTCGTTGTATCAATCCAACGACGAGGAAACCCAGGTTCCGGTCATTGGCCTGCGGCGCAAGATCGCCCAGAAAATGCAGGAATCCAAACGCCGTATCCCGCATTTCACCTACGTAGAAGAAATCGACGTCACCGAACTCGAATCTCTGCGCGCACGGCTAAATAGCCAATACGCCGCCCAGCGCGGCAAGCTCACCCTGTTGCCGTTTCTGGCTCGGGCCATGGTGTTGGCGCTGCGCGAATTTCCGCAGATCAATGCCCGTTTTGACGATGATGCCGGGGTGGTTACCCAGTATGGGGCCGTGCACCTGGGGATCGCAGCCCAGACGCCTGCCGGGCTGATGGTGCCGGTGCTGCACCATGCTGAAACCCTGGATCTCTGGTCCTGCTCCGCCGAGGTTGCACGTCTGGCCGAGGCCACCCGCCAGGGCAAGGCCGCCCGCGATGAACTCACGGGTTCCACCATCACGCTGACCAGCCTGGGGCCTTTGGGCGGCATTGTGTCCACGCCGGTCATCAATCACCCCGAGGTCGCCATCGTGGGCGTCAATCGCGTGGTCGAGCGCCCGGTTTTCCTCGAAGGCCGGGTGGTGGCGCGCAAGCTCATGAATTTGTCCTCATCCTTTGATCATCGCGTGGTCGACGGCATGCATGCCGCCGAGTTCATCCAGTGCATCCGGCGTTATCTGGAATGCCCGGCGCTGTTGTTTGTGGAGTAA